Proteins from a genomic interval of Plasmodium reichenowi strain SY57 chromosome 13, whole genome shotgun sequence:
- a CDS encoding phosphatase 2A regulatory subunit-related protein, putative yields the protein MNRKRYTINTSIHNENMNVNMRSSSGSFSEKSDFRDLKYNACMFLQGELMRQFLMDEDIWLFMQNVKMKLKEDPNEMDIWLDTQLHMARLNSGHSFNSDIPPSLHTKTKFENSHLKSDKEYEKMFDIYNENDKTENIYYNKKKQKNQYSNYPINEPESVNFNIKEEHVDEMDSQIFLKKILGDEYKEMKETNVNLNLKIDESYCNANNVEKSNNDNLKNNINLCDNIFSNNKVQPPFLKHSMDKQKILDSITNKINYIKYKKKQLEERSSSIINHLNDNKIEDDVSTINPLSVYDLQYDNLLNDVSNKNVDIIDNRTNNLYNTVNKSLNVDGNNNNNNYDDIIYTNKNSVINYIDKDISQEVILSNINCFDKTNDLSENNKTCEYYVQSNSVKVQDIKENVIKKEGSSNIDNADSYTKKSSYNENQDYNLYNDDKEKVIEELEEHKNNFNKYNKNIEENVKNNYNSINDDGVNKLPIDEYKIENMKKDNISIPKMTISIGELIDQDTDIKLRKIFNQCNNKMDLNTFENEIVVNFLKIGRYMSHTLFSRVEKGSDDFMTYENFKIFFSKRFIDGEKDPSYYNDERYIFMFSKKNKDYYNHSYGSKCMTNENTNNHDDSDILKESEISNVVENSQKGDHIDVSYRKCSIINFFNAIKEENKNYIEFKDFDIYIREILKRNKSLQFLLEHTEFLERYIESVIVRIYYYIDINDTNKIYLNDLRKHDLAHIWCFLDDSVKVQHIKNYFSYSHFYVYYCTFCQTSSCKDMLIDDNDLYRFDNHSLNDFIVNRIWSRISMKLGGPNQKYMCLNDWIYFIMNYEDMTTNRSIEFWFKLIDLDADCVIRDHEIQVFFHIQTERLKSHYLEEPKFEDWMCQMNDAIQPSIEGNFTLSDFKKNKKYASKFFGCLVSLSKLLAWESRDVHKELQIETEYPCWTPWEIFCKTKYDELCYIENESYYDENFDNYDNYDKYDNYDKYDGYDKYDIYDNYDKYNNYDNYDAKNLYILDSD from the coding sequence atgaatagAAAAAGATACACTATAAACACTTCAATtcataatgaaaatatgaatgTTAATATGAGATCATCTTCTGGGTCTTTCTCAGAAAAATCTGATTTTAGAGacttaaaatataatgcTTGTATGTTTTTGCAAGGTGAATTAATGCGTCAATTTTTAATGGATGAAGATATATGGTTATTCATGCAAAATGtcaaaatgaaattaaaagaGGATCCTAATGAAATGGACATATGGTTAGACACTCAATTACATATGGCTAGATTGAATTCTGGACATTCCTTTAATTCAGATATCCCACCTTCTCTACAtacaaaaacaaaatttgAAAACAGCCATTTAAAATCAGATAAAGAATACGAAAAGATgtttgatatatataatgaaaatgataaaactgaaaatatatattataataaaaaaaaacaaaaaaatcAATATTCAAATTATCCTATAAATGAACCAGAAAGCgtaaattttaatataaaagagGAACATGTAGATGAAATGGATAGCcaaatttttttgaaaaagatattaggagatgaatataaagaaatgaaagaaacaaatgttaatttaaatttaaaaattgaTGAATCATATTGTAATGCTAATAATGTGGAAAAGagtaataatgataatcttaaaaataatataaatttatgtGATAACATATTCAGTAATAATAAGGTTCAACCaccttttttaaaacattcaatggataaacaaaaaatacTTGATAGTATAACaaacaaaattaattatataaaatataaaaagaagcAATTGGAAGAAAGAAGCTCATCTATTATTAATCATTTAAACgataataaaattgaaGATGATGTATCTACTATTAATCCATTATCTGTGTATGATTTACAATATGATAATTTGTTGAATGACGTAtctaataaaaatgttgaTATCATAGATAATCGtacaaataatttatataatacagttaataaatcattaaatgtggatggtaataataataataataattatgatgatatcatatatacaaacaaaaatagtgttataaattatatagaCAAGGATATTAGTCAAGAGGTCATACTTagtaatataaattgtTTTGATAAAACAAATGATTTGTCTGAAAATAACAAAACATGTGAATATTATGTCCAATCAAATTCTGTAAAAGTTCAAgatattaaagaaaatgttataaaaaaggaagGTTCTTCTAATATAGATAATGCTGATAGTTATACAAAAAAGAGTtcatataatgaaaatcaggattataatttatataatgatgataagGAGAAGGTGATTGAAGAACTAGAAGAACATAAAAACAAtttcaataaatataataaaaatatagaagaaaatgtaaaaaataattataattctATTAACGATGATGGTGTAAACAAATTACCTATagatgaatataaaatagaaaatatgaaaaaggataatatttctatacCCAAAATGACCATAAGCATTGGAGAGTTAATAGACCAAGATACAGATATTAAACTCcgaaaaatatttaatcAATGTAATAACAAAATGGATTTAAATACTTTTGAAAATGAAATAGTAGtaaattttttgaaaatagGGAGATATATGAGTCACACCTTATTTTCTAGGGTAGAAAAAGGAAGTGATGATTTTATGacatatgaaaattttaaaatttttttttcgaaACGTTTCATTGATGGAGAAAAGGATCCAagttattataatgatgaaagatatatatttatgtttagcaaaaagaataaagattattataatcattcATATGGATCTAAGTGTATGACGAATGAAAATACTAATAATCATGATGATAGTGATATTTTGAAAGAAAGTGAAATATCTAATGTTGTAGAAAATAGCCAAAAAGGAGATCATATTGATGTATCATATAGAAAGTGCTctataattaatttttttaatgcaattaaagaagaaaataagaattatatagaatttaaagattttgatatatatataagagaaatattgaaaaggaataaatcattacaatttttattagAACATACTGAATTTCTAGAAAGATATATTGAATCTGTTATTGTTcgtatatattattatattgatattaatgatacgaataaaatatatttgaatgATTTAAGAAAACATGATTTAGCTCATATTTGGTGTTTTTTAGATGATTCTGTAAAAGTacaacatataaaaaattatttcagttattctcatttttatgtatacTATTGTACGTTTTGTCAAACTAGTAGTTGCAAAGATATGTTAATAGATGATAATGATTTGTATCGATTTGATAATCATTCATTAAATGATTTTATAGTAAATAGGATATGGTCAAGAATATCTATGAAATTAGGAGGTCCtaatcaaaaatatatgtgtttGAATGATtggatatattttataatgaaTTATGAAGATATGACAACTAATCGTTCAATAGAATTCTGGTTCAAATTAATTGACTTGGATGCAGATTGTGTAATAAGAGATCATGAAATTCAAGTTTTTTTCCATATACAAACAGAACGTTTAAAATCACATTATTTAGAAGAACCTAAATTTGAAGATTGGATGTGTCAAATGAATGACGCTATCCAACCATCTATTGAAGGCAATTTTACCTTATCtgattttaaaaagaataaaaaatatgctTCCAAATTTTTTGGATGTCTAGTAAGCttatcaaaattattaGCATGGGAAAGTAGAGATGTACACAAGGAGCTTCAAATTGAAACTGAATATCCATGTTGGACTCCATGGGAAATTTTTTGTAAGACAAAATATGATGAATTGTGTTATATTGAAAATGAAAGTTATTACGATGAAAACTTTGATAATTACGATAATTACGATAAGtatgataattatgataagTATGATGgatatgataaatatgatatttatgataattatgataaatataataattatgacAATTATGATGCAAaaaatttgtatatattagaTTCGGATTAA
- a CDS encoding ubiquitin-conjugating enzyme, putative, translating to MASASRSSKELLRLQKELKDIEKENVDEIDAHMKDTNIFEWVGFIKGPSGTPYEGGHFILDITIPNDYPYNPPKIKFNTKIWHPNISSQTGAICLDVLKNEWSPALTIRTALLSIQALLSDPQPDDPQDAEVAKMYKENYSLYLKTASVWTKTFATVPKLEPREDIIKKITEMGFSEDQAKKALIKANWNETLALNTLLENS from the exons atgGCATCGGCATCACGAAGTtcaaaagaattattaagattacaaaaa gaattaaaagatattgaaaaagaaaatgtcGATGAAATTGATGCACATATGAAAGATACCAATATTTTTGAATGGGTTGGATTTATAAAAGGACCATCTGGAACACCTTATGAGGGTGGtcattttattttagaTATAACTATACCAAATGACTATCCCTACAATCCACCAAAA ATAAAATTTAACACCAAAATATGGCATCCAAATATTTCCAGTCAAACAGGTGCTATATGTTTGGAcgttttaaaaaatgaatggAGTCCAGCATTAACCATTAGAACTGCACTTTTATCAATCCAAGCACTTTTGTCTGACCCACAGCCAG ATGATCCTCAGGATGCTGAAGTAGCAAAAATGTACAAGGAAAATTATTCCctttatttaaaaacaGCAAG tGTATGGACGAAAACTTTTGCAACAGTGCCTAAATTAGAGCCAAGAGAAGATATA ATTAAGAAAATTACTGAAATGGGTTTCTCAGAAGATCAAGCTAag AAAGCATTAATAAAAGCTAACTGGAATGAAACTTTGGCCTTAAATACGCTCCTAGAAAATTCgtaa
- a CDS encoding mitochondrial import inner membrane translocase subunit TIM23, putative encodes MGDYLKTGSVNYDLEILKKKPEKKLSIDKQNLYLQGYGRQWGEKLVYSVGLAYGSGLLLGGGCGLINGIMKGGKTKKLFLNSVLNSTSVIGPSVANQMASLTMIFYALNNMVKLITKNDEIYNSSIAGFLAGCIYKSSSNYKILGSYSIMSSAVFSCIDYGFKKGYI; translated from the exons atgggtgattatttaaaaacaGGGTCAGTAAATTATGAtttagaaatattaaagaaaaaacctgagaaaaaattatctaTAGATAAACAAAATTTATATCTACAAGGGTATGGAAGACAATGGGGTGAAAAACTAGTATATAGTGTTGGACTAGCATATGGATCAG GCTTATTGTTAGGAGGAGGATGTGGATTAATAAACGGAATCATGAAAGGAGGTAAAACGAAAAAGCTGTTTTTAAATTCAGTATTGAATTCAACATCAGTTATTGGTCCAAGTGTTGCTAATCAAATGGCATCATTGACCATGATATTTTATgcattaaataatatggtaaaattaattactaaaaatgatgaaatatataattcaagTATAGCTGGTTTTTTAGCTGgatgtatttataaaagttcttctaattataaaatattggGAAGTTATTCAATTATGTCTTCTGCCGTTTTTTCATGTATAGACTATGGATTTAAAAAAGGTTACATTTga
- a CDS encoding hypothetical protein (conserved Plasmodium protein, unknown function), with protein sequence MSIFKIPGLYSKIYGSIFRRKFSGPSPLYKTPLRHIWAIFFYIDIFILYILVFSFFFSIIVRNECAEIFSTVFFTTINIIFSFLIDFFFLLIKDEEVVSEDEIIVSTCLTILLCIVKIFLNLYSIYFCINVYGHIVESKERHIKETCESYMGKGFLLHYSIINCFSLVETYIESFLTLISIISFKAQVQSYQIII encoded by the exons atgtctatatttaaaattCCAGGTTTGtattcaaaaatatatggatCTATATTTCGTAGAAAATTTAGTGGCCCATCACCTTTATATAAAACTCCCCTTAGACATATATGGgcaatttttttttatatcgatatcttcatattatatatattggtattttccttttttttctccATAATTGTACGAAACGAGTGTGCTGAAATTTTTTCCACAGTATTTTTCACCACAATTAATATAA tTTTCAGTTTCCTTATtgattttttctttttgcTGATAAAAGACGAAGAAGTAGTTAGCGAAGATGAAATAATTGTATCCACTTGCTTAACCATATTGTTATGTATTGTAAAGATATTTCTTAACCTTTActctatatatttttgtatcAATGTATATGGACACATTGTAGAATCGAAAGAAAGACACATAAAAGAAACTTGTGAATCTTATATGGGAAAAggttttttattacattaCAGTATAATTAATTGTTTTTCACTTGTGGAGACATATATTGAATCATTTCTCACCTTAATTTctattatttcttttaagGCACAAGTTCAATCGTAtcaaataattatataa
- a CDS encoding hypothetical protein (conserved Plasmodium protein, unknown function) — protein sequence MKSKDKESSKKKTWTADKKEPNTNNTNRENKNGKNINTSSKKDNDQLNKNIKEERSKGQIKNERNNKIEEIKNAYKMKENNDYKETINNKLNKDNELSIHNKEINANKDINYLMGDSSIHEKKRIFFEVYKKYYFIEMTEYHKSRENCTNNFLNFLERLTEKIIDELKHGTYNITNLNKFFKEFLKNDTTYFKNLQFGNTRMNNLTQSFLNITNDEYFTNNHLLESYRKRESNLSDKSDKPNINEQNNDVMNNNDLKGNNSHSKEKDQHDNNKKNKKNKNKNNKKETGNNNNNNNKSNSSSSSSNSSTNNNNNNNNNSNNSSSSVQDINFNNKSKNVEKVSKEKDIHFLSRNNSKGWSNKINEIVDNIIDVNSDECNLSHEMIDEWVKYGLMNYLKVMNNMKINCDLIDNKIYQKKIVQLRDIYAKEQETLIEGLKKKKNDFLKQLDICKMNWKSFENSYSNSEQIRSDGIKDSKRIKCSWLCQRKYLKNVKDLLKIQYEYLDIVYVSVKSFFQLVEWKKNSIRDILCSYIHLYKSVLNFYLNNMNILYQSILEEKIIDKNQIDNLNSATIMDDDLIKQDRPFHFDENCNNIPTLNNALNLITKSILFYNKDINVKSILCIFTSKISGYLTSVGFFNKCTEGIIVITWDKFVHFFTDVEDASPQWSYFIGDIEIKMVKCKKNIQKNLNDNNSNNKKEEQNIGEPLDDKNKEKSAELSHDNINKKSEIKNVKDQDNDEKNKTNANDNSNNLPIDNSSNIEPEEMEIQMKEKKKTLLLSGWSFTFKCETQHLTNVCFQLINEHLYSEYFEEETCFYKFPKIIDNGEIKNDLQYNEEMDNFYKIQDDEHFINQKLNSYNIKQIKKHQNEYSNIKNEKKNVSKTNLNNNLNNDNVDLKKTQGNSKKTTNVNNDKRKIGLFKTLKNSKQEDINDEDGDGEEDDDDDDDDDDDDDDDDDDDEDDDDDDDDDDEDD from the coding sequence atgaaaagtaaagataaagaatcttccaaaaaaaaaacatgGACGGCTGATAAGAAAGAACCAAATACGAACAATACAAATAGAGAGAACAAGAATgggaaaaatataaatacttcttctaaaaaagataatgatcaattaaataaaaatataaaagaagaacGATCTAAAGGGCAAATAAAGAatgaaagaaataataaaatcGAAGAGATTAAAAATGCGtataaaatgaaagaaaataatgattataaagagaccataaataataagctaaataaagataatgaACTTAGTATTCATAATAAGGAAATTAATGCAAATAAAGACATTAATTATCTAATGGGAGATTCGAGTATACATGAGAAAAAAAGGATTTTTTTTGAAgtgtataaaaaatattattttattgaaATGACCGAATATCATAAAAGCAGAGAAAATTGTACAAATAATTTCTTGAATTTTCTTGAAAGATTAActgaaaaaataatagatgaattaaaacatggaacatataatattacaaacTTGAATAAATTCTTCAAagaatttttaaaaaatgacaCAACTTATTTTAAGAACCTACAATTTGGAAATACAAGAATGAATAACCTAACTCAAagttttttaaatataacaaacGATGAGTATTTTACAAACAATCACCTATTGGAAAGTTATCGAAAGAGAGAATCTAATTTAAGTGATAAGTCAGACAAACCTAACataaatgaacaaaataatgatgtaatgaataataatgatttaaAGGGAAATAATAGCCACAGCAAGGAAAAAGATCAGCacgataataataagaaaaataaaaaaaataaaaataaaaataacaaaaaggaaacaggcaataataataataataataataaaagtaatagtagtagtagtagtagtaatagtagtactaataataataataataataataataatagtaacaatagtagtagtagtGTGCAAGACAtcaattttaataataaatctaAAAATGTTGAAAAGGTTTCTAAGGAAAAAgatattcattttttaagtAGAAATAATTCTAAAGGATGGAGTAATAAAATTAACGAAATTgttgataatattatagaCGTAAATTCTGATGAATGTAATTTAAGCCATGAAATGATTGATGAGTGGGTTAAATATGGACTTATGAATTATCTTAAAGTtatgaacaatatgaaaataaattgtGATTTAATAGACAATAAAATTTATCAAAAGAAAATTGTACAATTAAGAGATATTTATGCAAAAGAACAAGAAACTCTTATTGAAggtttaaaaaaaaaaaaaaatgattttttaaaacaattAGATATTTGTAAAATGAATTGGAAATCATTTGAAAATAGTTATTCTAATTCTGAACAAATTCGTTCTGATGGTATAAAAGATTctaaaagaattaaatgTTCTTGGTTATGTcaaagaaaatatttaaaaaatgtaaaagatttattaaaaatacaatatgaatatttagATATTGTTTATGTAAGTGTTAAAAGTTTTTTCCAGTTAGTAgaatggaaaaaaaattctatacgagatattttatgttcgtatattcatttatataaaagtgttctaaatttttatttaaataatatgaatattttatatcaaTCAATtttagaagaaaaaattattgacaaaaatcaaatagataatttaaattCTGCTACTATTATGGATGATGATTTAATTAAACAAGATCGACCATTCCATTTTGATGAAAACtgtaataatataccaACATTGAATAATGCATTAAATCTTATTACGAAATCCatattgttttataataaagatattaatGTCAAATCAATACTTTGTATATTTACATCAAAAATTTCAGGATACTTAACTAGTGTAGGTTTCTTCAATAAATGTACGGAAGGAATTATTGTAATTACATGGGATAAATTTGTGCATTTTTTTACAGATGTAGAAGATGCCTCACCTCAATGGTCCTATTTTATTGGTGATATTGAAATTAAAATGgtaaaatgtaaaaaaaatatacagaaaaatttaaacgataataattcaaataataagaaagaAGAACAAAATATCGGTGAACCATTggatgataaaaataaagaaaaatctGCTGAACTAAGCcatgataatattaataaaaaaagtgaaataaaaaatgttaaagatcaagataatgatgaaaaaaataaaacaaatgCAAATGACAATTCAAATAATCTTCCAATTGATAATTCTTCAAATATCGAACCAGAAGAAATGGAAATCCaaatgaaagaaaaaaaaaaaaccttACTTCTTAGTGGATGGTCCTTTACATTTAAATGTGAAACACAACATCTAACGAATGTATGCTTTCAATTGATAAATGAACATCTATATTCTGAATATTTTGAAGAAGAAACTTGCTTTTACAAATTCCCCAAAATTATAGACAATGGAGAAATTAAAAACGATTTACaatataatgaagaaatgGATAACTTCTATAAAATCCAAGATGATGAACATTTCATAAATCAAAAATTgaattcatataatatcaaACAGATAAAGAAACATCAGAATGAATATtctaatataaaaaatgaaaaaaaaaatgtatcaAAAACAAACctaaataataatttaaataatgacaatgtggatttaaaaaaaacacaaGGTAATTCCAAAAAAACAACAAATgttaataatgataaaaggaaaattGGACTTTTCAAGACTTTGAAGAATTCTAAGCAGgaagatataaatgatgaagatgGCGACGGTGAGGAAGATGACGATGATGATGACGATGATGATGAcgatgatgatgatgatgatgatgacgatgaagatgatgatgacgatgatgatgatgatgatgaagacgattaa